From one Pieris brassicae chromosome 5, ilPieBrab1.1, whole genome shotgun sequence genomic stretch:
- the LOC123709812 gene encoding TWiK family of potassium channels protein 18-like, with the protein MIEDGSRDSKRAYQKSEIIEEPNCCFEAIDDTKLFCCRCAHKKRASPLTCLAICFLVLTYNLLGGFLFLAIEGNTVIEETAVAESKPNLSSQESGDLRSKTVEKLWSITEDLNILYKENWTKLAAKELMDFQKVLMKSIHGVEVGQIHFDDAEYRWTFAGSFLYALTLITTIGHGNVAPKSSTGKIVAIVYACVGIPLIMLYLSTIGEALARNFRSLYSRMCPSRLRSGDFHSKAECLRYTLPVAECERNEMIFDRQKRTPFTAALNLDNFNSGYHWTCRDHTRVPIILSLLLIALYIALGTFIFHSTEKWNFIDGCYFSLSSLATIGFGHLKPGLYASTVSAKAEDIAVGVCCIYILVGIVIVAMCFNLIQEDMSVAVRGFTALSMGSAKSRAVHSEACDEKIAMAVVS; encoded by the exons ATGATAGAAGACGGTAGCCGCGACTCAAAGCGCGCTTACCAAAAATCCGAAATAATTGAAGAACCTAATTGCTGCTTTGAAGCCATCGACGATACCAAACTCTTCTGCTGCAGATGCGCTCACAAGAAACGAGCGTCACCTCTCACCTGTCTTGCGATATGCTTCCTCGTTCTCACTTACAACCTCCTGGGTGGATTCCTCTTCCTCGCAATAGAAGGAAATACAGTGATAGAAGAAACTGCTGTAGCGGAATCGAAGCCAAATTTAAGTTCACAAGAAAGCGGTGACTTGCGCTCGAAAACGGTGGAGAAGCTCTGGTCAATAACGGAAGatcttaatattttgtacaagGAGAACTGGACGAAATTGGCTGCAAAGGAGTTGATGGATTTTCAGAAGGTTCTCATGAAGTCGATACATGGCGTCGAAGTTGGTCAGATACACTTCGATGACGCCGAGTATCGGTGGACATTTGCTGGCAGTTTTCTTTATGCCCTGACGCTAATTACTACAATTG GTCATGGTAACGTGGCGCCGAAGTCGTCTACGGGAAAGATAGTGGCAATTGTGTACGCGTGTGTGGGTATACCGCTCATAATGCTCTATCTCTCCACCATCGGTGAGGCACTCGCAAGGAACTTCCGTTCCCTTTACTCCAGAATGTGCCCATCGCGTCTCAGAAGTGGAGACTTCCACTCAAAAGCCGAGTGTTTGCGCTACACCTTACCAGTAGCGGAGTGCGAGAGAAACGAAATGATTTTCGATCGTCAAAAACGAACACCTTTCACAGCCGCCCTCAATCTTGACAATTTTAACAGCGGTTATCATTGGACGTGTCGGGACCATACACGAGTGCCAATTATTCTTAGTTTACTATTGATTGCCTTGTACATAGCATTAGGTACTTTTATATTCCATTCAACGGAAAAGTGGAACTTTATTGACGGCTGTTACTTTTCATTATCAAGCCTCGCGACGATAGGGTTCGGTCATCTTAAGCCGGGACTGTACGCCAGCACAGTATCAGCAAAAGCTGAGGACATTGCTGTGGGAGTGTGTTGTATCTATATATTGGTGGGGATAGTTATAGTAGCaatgtgttttaatttgataCAGGAGGACATGAGCGTAGCCGTGCGTGGCTTCACCGCTCTGTCGATGGGTAGCGCTAAGTCCCGAGCAGTACACAGTGAAGCGTGTGATGAAAAGATAGCAATGGCTGTCGTCTCTTGA